A window of the Microplitis mediator isolate UGA2020A chromosome 5, iyMicMedi2.1, whole genome shotgun sequence genome harbors these coding sequences:
- the LOC130668546 gene encoding uncharacterized protein LOC130668546, whose protein sequence is MKYRILAFIFIKLIFVHFVNALPPTVTFPDNQTTLLNPISSPTSPGSNTPMLNTVLNTTIVRKNEWWPPSDAEVMQTSPYSTEVHQSMPPNYFLPEPIPSTLAYRSEPWTPYGYPEIGYPLIGQNPNNQLGMSPKFMTVALFIGLLTLFAIIQGSMIAAKRKDDLVNALSSRKKRDLSFEIDPLTPEQEEILNTDSKVRCIQRTICLENRELMTDFGYRGIKFAKYLTRSVKKTLKRISGWDRLVQDAAAAGLRGDDCNVLYRDCVLPVDKPHQ, encoded by the exons ATGAAGTACCGAATTCTcgcatttatatttatcaaactTATATTCGTTCATTTCGTGAACGCTCTGCCGCCTACGGTGACATTTCCTGACAATCAGACGACGCTTCTAAATCCGATTTCGAGCCCCACTAGTCCTGGAAGCAATACTCCGATGCTAAATACGGTTTTAAATACGACGATAGTGAGAAAAAATGAGTGGTGGCCACCTAGTGACGCTGAAGTAATGCAAACGTCACCTTATTCTACAGAAGTACATCAGTCAATGCctccaaattattttttacctg agCCAATACCATCGACATTAGCGTATCGCAGTGAACCTTGGACACCTTACGGTTATCCCGAAATCGGATACCCCTTAATAGGCCAGAATCCAAACAACCAATTAGGAATGTCGCCTAAATTTATGACCGTCGCACTGTTTATTGGTCTCCTTACACTATTTGCGATAATTCAAGGATCGATGATCGCTGCGAAACGCAAAGATGATCTCGTAAATGCGCTATCGTCCCGAAAAAAAAGAGATTTGTCTTTCGAAATCGATCCACTG ACTCCAGAGCAAGAAGAAATTTTGAACACTGACTCAAAAGTGAGATGCATCCAAAGAACGATTTGCCTGGAAAACCGGGAGCTGATGACCGACTTTGGGTACCGAGGGATTAAATTTGCTAAATATTTAAC ACGTAGTGTTAAGAAAACATTGAAACGTATTTCCGGATGGGATCGTCTTGTTCAAGATGCAGCGGCCGCTGGACTCCGCGGGGATGACTGCAATGTTCTTTACCGTGATTGCGTACTTCCGGTTGATAAACCGCATCAATGA